In one window of Pseudoalteromonas sp. N1230-9 DNA:
- a CDS encoding NADP-dependent oxidoreductase, with protein sequence MVTSQQIHLVSRPTGIPTHDNFSLVNIQLPDLKDGEVLIKNTWMSVDPYMRPRMIDRESYIAPFKLNEVMEAGAIGEVIESRNDQFPVGSKVSHISGWRTEHISDGSDLTLLPDVPLPDQLFLSTMGMTGLTAWAGLTKVITLKETDTVFVSAASGAVGSVVCQIAKLKGCKVIASVGSDEKAQMVKELGVDEVINYKTVDNLTQALKQAAPEGIDVYFENVGGEHLEAALNVMNDYGRIPVCGMISGYNNDTAQPGPSNLFFINSKKLTVQGFIVIDYFDQFPEFIEQMSAWMSEGKIKSEETIYQGIENAVDAFLGLFEGKNKGKMLVKL encoded by the coding sequence ATGGTTACAAGTCAACAAATTCATTTGGTTTCACGCCCTACAGGTATCCCAACACATGACAATTTTTCACTCGTTAATATCCAACTTCCTGATTTAAAAGATGGCGAAGTACTTATCAAGAATACTTGGATGTCGGTTGATCCGTATATGCGTCCACGTATGATTGACCGTGAGTCATATATTGCACCATTTAAGTTAAATGAAGTTATGGAAGCTGGTGCTATCGGCGAAGTGATTGAATCTCGTAATGATCAATTTCCTGTTGGCAGTAAAGTAAGCCATATTAGCGGTTGGCGCACCGAGCATATTAGTGATGGTAGCGATTTAACATTACTGCCAGATGTGCCACTACCTGATCAACTATTCTTGAGTACCATGGGCATGACAGGCTTAACTGCATGGGCTGGCCTGACTAAAGTCATCACACTAAAAGAAACAGATACGGTATTTGTATCAGCTGCCTCTGGTGCTGTTGGTAGCGTAGTGTGTCAAATTGCTAAACTCAAAGGATGTAAGGTTATTGCATCTGTTGGCTCTGACGAAAAAGCGCAAATGGTAAAAGAGTTAGGCGTAGATGAAGTTATTAATTACAAAACGGTAGATAACCTCACTCAGGCACTAAAACAAGCTGCTCCAGAAGGGATTGATGTTTATTTTGAAAATGTCGGCGGCGAGCACTTAGAGGCTGCGCTCAATGTCATGAATGATTATGGCCGCATTCCTGTATGTGGCATGATCTCTGGCTACAATAACGATACTGCACAGCCTGGACCAAGTAATCTATTTTTCATAAACTCTAAAAAGCTTACTGTTCAAGGGTTTATTGTTATTGATTACTTTGACCAGTTTCCTGAATTTATTGAGCAAATGAGCGCATGGATGAGTGAGGGTAAAATTAAATCTGAAGAAACGATTTACCAAGGCATTGAAAATGCTGTTGATGCATTTCTTGGCTTATTTGAGGGTAAAAATAAAGGTAAAATGTTAGTTAAGTTATAA
- a CDS encoding MarR family winged helix-turn-helix transcriptional regulator has protein sequence MSQNLSDNVCFTLYSATNALIRAFRPILEAYDLTYPQYIVMHSLWYKNQVSLKELSRDTHLDSGTLTPIVKRLEGKGLLTRQVSSEDERKKVISLTGQGMQLKTDAEELTSQLMARSNMSLERLEQLRLLTLELHSDLTKS, from the coding sequence ATGAGTCAAAATCTTTCAGACAATGTATGCTTTACGCTATACAGTGCGACTAATGCATTGATCAGAGCGTTTCGGCCAATTCTTGAAGCTTATGATTTAACTTACCCACAGTACATCGTGATGCATTCTCTTTGGTACAAGAATCAAGTGAGTTTAAAAGAGCTTTCGCGTGATACCCATCTAGATTCAGGTACGTTAACGCCCATTGTTAAGCGTCTTGAAGGAAAAGGCTTATTAACTCGCCAAGTGTCTAGTGAAGATGAACGAAAAAAAGTGATTTCGTTAACAGGGCAGGGCATGCAGCTGAAAACTGACGCTGAAGAACTTACCTCACAATTAATGGCGCGCTCAAATATGAGCTTGGAACGCTTAGAGCAACTTCGCCTACTTACATTAGAGCTCCACTCAGATCTAACAAAAAGCTAA
- a CDS encoding glyoxalase, with amino-acid sequence MEFISQVIYVDNVEEVLDFYYQAFALNTNHISDDAEYGELVTGTVKLAFATHPYAQSYFKQGYIRAHPKQPALGFELRFNCKNLVESYDKAVLAGAEPLCPPTKKDAQHYAYVRAIEGTLICLIEL; translated from the coding sequence ATGGAGTTTATAAGTCAGGTTATTTACGTCGATAACGTAGAAGAAGTACTCGACTTTTACTATCAAGCATTTGCTTTAAATACCAATCATATTAGTGACGATGCAGAGTATGGCGAGCTCGTAACGGGCACGGTGAAATTAGCATTTGCCACTCACCCATATGCCCAATCGTATTTTAAACAAGGCTACATTCGCGCCCACCCAAAGCAACCTGCGCTTGGATTTGAGCTACGTTTTAATTGTAAGAACTTAGTTGAAAGCTACGATAAAGCTGTGCTTGCTGGAGCAGAACCTTTATGTCCACCAACCAAAAAAGATGCTCAGCACTATGCCTATGTTCGCGCAATCGAGGGTACCCTCATTTGTCTAATAGAGCTTTAG
- the der gene encoding ribosome biogenesis GTPase Der, translated as MLPVIALVGRPNVGKSTLFNRLTRTRDALVADFPGLTRDRKYGQADYDGYEFIVVDTGGIDGSEHGIETEMAEQSLLAIEEADIVLFLVDARAGMTAADQAIANHLRKQQKKCFVVANKVDGIDADSYCAEFFQLSLGDIHHIAAAHGRGITQLLETTLQPVIAELAGETEDLEESDDELVDLYSEDEEGEDNAQAFADKPVKLAIIGRPNVGKSTLTNRILGEERVIVYDMPGTTRDSIYIPMTRNDKEYILIDTAGVRKRKKVSDVVEKFSVIKTLKAIEDANVVLLVVDAREGISDQDLSLLGFALNAGRSLVVAVNKWDGLDDYVKERIKSELDRRLGFIDFARLHFISALHGTGVGHLFESVDEAYESATKRISTAMLRRIMDMAQADHQPPLVRGRRVKLKYAHAGGYNPPRIVIHGNQVHDLPDSYKRYLMNYYRKALGIMGTPIKIEFREGDNPYAGRTNKVTLSQKRKIRAFAKENRNKS; from the coding sequence ATGCTTCCCGTGATCGCTCTTGTTGGGCGACCCAATGTGGGCAAATCCACATTATTTAACCGTTTAACACGTACTCGTGACGCCCTCGTTGCCGACTTTCCTGGCTTAACACGAGATAGAAAATATGGCCAAGCTGATTACGATGGCTATGAATTTATCGTGGTAGACACGGGCGGTATCGACGGCTCTGAACATGGTATCGAAACAGAAATGGCTGAGCAGTCGCTGCTTGCGATTGAAGAGGCTGATATCGTGCTATTTTTAGTTGATGCCCGTGCGGGTATGACTGCCGCAGACCAAGCAATTGCTAATCACTTACGTAAACAGCAAAAAAAATGCTTTGTTGTTGCCAATAAAGTAGATGGTATTGATGCTGACTCATACTGTGCAGAGTTTTTCCAATTAAGCTTAGGTGATATTCATCATATTGCGGCGGCTCACGGCCGTGGCATCACACAACTACTTGAAACAACTCTGCAACCTGTGATCGCTGAACTTGCTGGTGAAACAGAAGATCTTGAAGAAAGTGATGACGAACTCGTTGATCTTTATAGTGAAGATGAAGAAGGCGAAGACAACGCGCAAGCCTTTGCCGATAAACCTGTAAAGCTCGCTATTATTGGTCGTCCTAATGTAGGTAAGTCAACACTAACAAACCGTATCTTAGGCGAAGAACGTGTTATTGTTTACGATATGCCGGGTACAACACGCGATTCTATCTATATTCCGATGACTCGTAACGATAAAGAGTACATCTTGATCGATACCGCTGGTGTTCGTAAGCGTAAGAAAGTAAGCGATGTAGTTGAAAAATTCTCAGTGATCAAAACCCTTAAAGCAATTGAAGATGCCAACGTTGTATTATTGGTTGTTGATGCACGCGAAGGTATTTCTGATCAAGACTTAAGCTTACTTGGCTTTGCCTTAAACGCCGGTCGCTCGTTGGTTGTTGCGGTAAACAAATGGGACGGCCTTGACGATTACGTGAAAGAGCGCATTAAGTCTGAACTTGACCGTCGTTTAGGTTTTATTGACTTCGCTCGTTTACACTTTATTTCTGCGCTACATGGTACCGGTGTTGGTCACTTGTTTGAGTCAGTGGACGAAGCGTACGAGTCAGCGACTAAGCGTATTAGCACAGCGATGCTACGTCGTATCATGGATATGGCGCAAGCAGATCACCAGCCGCCACTCGTTCGCGGTCGTCGTGTTAAGCTTAAGTATGCGCATGCTGGTGGTTATAACCCGCCACGCATCGTTATTCATGGTAACCAAGTGCATGACTTACCAGACAGCTACAAGCGGTACCTGATGAATTACTATCGTAAAGCATTAGGTATTATGGGCACGCCAATCAAAATTGAATTTAGAGAAGGCGATAACCCATACGCAGGCCGTACTAATAAAGTAACGCTATCGCAAAAACGTAAAATACGTGCCTTTGCGAAAGAAAACCGTAATAAATCTTAA